In one Alphaproteobacteria bacterium genomic region, the following are encoded:
- a CDS encoding histidine phosphatase family protein codes for MTRLVIIRHGPTAWNADKRLQGHSDIPLSPEGRAMVATWRLPEGLERLRWVSSPLQRALDTARMLGAPDDIVLDHRLREIGYGAWEGMTYAEVAADVGEDRLQAMQDAGLDYAAPGGESRRGFHDRLTGWLADVAVAGAPTLAFAHQGVIRALVALALDWDYVGEPPPDYAGLRIRAVAHEFTVAPGGAVGIVRLNLPLGAGARSD; via the coding sequence ATGACCCGTCTTGTGATCATCCGCCACGGACCGACGGCCTGGAATGCCGACAAGCGGCTGCAAGGCCACAGCGACATCCCGCTCAGCCCGGAGGGGCGGGCGATGGTGGCGACGTGGCGGCTGCCGGAGGGCCTCGAGCGGCTGCGCTGGGTATCGAGCCCGCTGCAGCGCGCGCTCGATACCGCGCGCATGCTCGGCGCGCCCGACGACATCGTGCTGGACCACCGGCTGCGCGAGATCGGCTATGGCGCCTGGGAGGGCATGACCTATGCCGAGGTCGCGGCCGACGTCGGCGAGGACCGGCTGCAGGCGATGCAGGACGCCGGCCTCGACTATGCCGCCCCGGGCGGCGAGAGCCGGCGCGGCTTCCACGACCGGCTGACCGGCTGGCTCGCCGACGTGGCCGTGGCCGGCGCGCCGACGCTGGCCTTCGCCCACCAGGGGGTGATCCGCGCGCTGGTCGCGCTGGCGCTGGACTGGGACTATGTCGGCGAGCCGCCGCCGGACTATGCCGGGCTGCGCATCCGCGCCGTCGCCCACGAATTCACGGTCGCCCCCGGCGGCGCGGTCGGCATCGTCCGGCTCAACCTGCCGCTCGGCGCCGGCGCGCGGTCGGACTAG